One genomic region from Cellulomonas hominis encodes:
- a CDS encoding LacI family DNA-binding transcriptional regulator translates to MDAAPSPPPLAVVAAEAGVSVPTVSKVLNSRPDVAEATRARVTGVLARHGYAVRPSGSRRTGFVDLRMLDLDASWAEAVVRGAARAASRLGADLVVTVDPDAESCGSWVRHVLARGTDGLVSVVGVPDAGARADLGRAGVPLVVVDPRRPVEAGVLAVGATNFRGGLDATAHLVSLGHRRIATITGPQEQDDAVARLAGYRTALIQAGLPVDDDLIRTGDYGVDGGFRAASLLLRLDDPPTAVFAGSDDAALGVLRAAREHGVRVPRDLSVVGFDDLPVTPWLDPPLTTVRQPLAEMGDAAVTLVHRAREGTRGPAHLELATRLVVRESTAPPAG, encoded by the coding sequence ATGGACGCCGCACCGTCGCCCCCGCCGCTGGCCGTCGTCGCCGCCGAGGCCGGGGTGTCCGTCCCCACGGTGTCCAAGGTGCTGAACTCCCGCCCCGACGTCGCCGAGGCCACCCGGGCGCGGGTCACCGGGGTGCTCGCCCGGCACGGGTACGCCGTGCGGCCGTCCGGCAGCCGGCGCACCGGGTTCGTCGACCTGCGGATGCTCGACCTCGACGCGTCCTGGGCGGAGGCCGTGGTGCGGGGGGCGGCGCGCGCGGCGTCCCGCCTGGGCGCCGACCTGGTGGTGACCGTCGACCCGGACGCGGAGTCCTGCGGCTCGTGGGTGCGGCACGTGCTGGCCCGGGGCACGGACGGGCTGGTGAGCGTGGTGGGCGTCCCGGACGCCGGAGCCCGGGCCGACCTGGGGCGCGCGGGCGTGCCGCTGGTGGTCGTGGACCCGCGGCGGCCGGTCGAGGCGGGCGTCCTGGCCGTCGGGGCCACGAACTTCCGCGGCGGCCTGGACGCGACCGCGCACCTCGTGTCGCTCGGGCACCGGCGCATCGCGACCATCACCGGCCCCCAGGAGCAGGACGACGCCGTCGCGCGCCTGGCCGGGTACCGGACGGCGCTGATCCAGGCCGGGCTGCCGGTGGACGACGACCTCATCCGGACCGGGGACTACGGGGTGGACGGCGGGTTCCGGGCCGCCAGCCTGCTGCTGCGGCTGGACGACCCGCCGACCGCGGTCTTCGCCGGCAGCGACGACGCCGCGCTGGGCGTGCTGCGGGCCGCGCGCGAGCACGGCGTGCGGGTGCCGCGGGACCTGTCGGTCGTGGGCTTCGACGACCTGCCCGTGACGCCGTGGCTCGACCCGCCGCTGACCACCGTGCGCCAGCCGCTCGCCGAGATGGGCGACGCCGCGGTCACGCTGGTGCACCGGGCGCGGGAGGGGACCCGCGGCCCGGCGCACCTCGAGCTGGCGACCCGGCTGGTGGTGCGGGAGTCCACAGCACCACCAGCCGGGTAG
- a CDS encoding TIGR01777 family oxidoreductase, producing the protein MVVVVAGSSGLIGTALVRRLHAEGHEVRRLVRRPARAPGEHTWDPATGALDPAALAGADAVVNLAGAGVGDRRLTAARKRVVLESRTRSTALIATTAAALDDPPRVLLQGSATGAYGERGDAVVTEADPYGDTFLAGVVRRWEDAAAPAVEHPGIRVAFLRTGIVLAPRGGALGRLLPLVRLGLGGPLGSGRQYWSWITLEDQVRAVLHLLDAPVHGPVNLVAEPATQLEVVRALAQRLHRPAALPAPGWAVRLGLGAFAEEILGSVRAVPEVLRAAGFVHRHPTIADAARAVVP; encoded by the coding sequence ATGGTCGTGGTGGTGGCGGGGTCGAGCGGGCTGATCGGGACGGCGCTGGTCCGGCGCCTGCACGCGGAGGGCCACGAGGTGCGCCGCCTGGTGCGCCGCCCCGCGCGGGCGCCGGGCGAGCACACCTGGGACCCGGCCACCGGCGCGCTGGACCCCGCCGCGCTCGCCGGCGCCGACGCCGTGGTGAACCTCGCGGGCGCCGGGGTGGGCGACCGCCGGCTGACCGCCGCGCGCAAGCGGGTGGTCCTGGAGTCCCGCACCCGCAGCACGGCCCTGATCGCGACCACCGCCGCCGCCCTGGACGACCCGCCGCGCGTGCTGCTGCAGGGCTCGGCGACGGGCGCCTACGGCGAGCGCGGCGACGCGGTGGTGACCGAGGCTGACCCCTACGGCGACACGTTCCTGGCCGGCGTCGTCCGCCGGTGGGAGGACGCCGCCGCGCCCGCCGTCGAGCACCCCGGCATCCGGGTGGCGTTCCTGCGGACCGGCATCGTGCTCGCGCCGCGCGGCGGGGCGCTCGGCCGGCTGCTGCCGCTGGTGCGGCTGGGGCTCGGCGGGCCGCTGGGGTCGGGCCGCCAGTACTGGAGCTGGATCACCCTGGAGGACCAGGTCCGGGCGGTCCTGCACCTGCTCGACGCGCCCGTGCACGGGCCGGTGAACCTCGTGGCCGAGCCCGCGACGCAGCTCGAGGTCGTCCGGGCGCTGGCCCAGCGGCTGCACCGGCCGGCCGCGCTCCCGGCGCCGGGCTGGGCGGTCCGGCTGGGGCTCGGGGCGTTCGCCGAGGAGATCCTCGGGTCGGTGCGCGCGGTCCCGGAGGTGCTGCGCGCGGCGGGGTTCGTGCACCGGCACCCGACGATCGCGGACGCGGCGCGGGCGGTCGTGCCGTGA
- a CDS encoding Gfo/Idh/MocA family oxidoreductase: protein MTDALRVGLVGYGSAGRGIHARLLREVGADVVRVVSRNPARATAAERDWPGVAVDRDVEGLLAHAGELDVVVIASPTGDHVDHVELALAAGLPVVVDKPLATTADEAAHLTRLGAEAGGRLTVFQNRRWDPEQITLRGLLDAGELGRVHRFERRWERWRPVPQDRWKENDTRAGGLLLDLGAHLVDSAVQLFGPVATVYAELRSITTPAPDDVFLALTHVARPDGSAVVSHLQAGGLVGAPGPRTRVLGDRAAYLVTSFEGEATPFAVLDDGDDGHEGWLVHGDERVPVRRAPGGHPDFYRAVEAWVRGDGPVPVDPADAVVTARVLDAARVSAEEGRVVRLG, encoded by the coding sequence ATGACGGACGCGCTGCGGGTGGGACTGGTCGGCTACGGCTCGGCGGGGCGGGGCATCCACGCCCGCCTCCTGCGCGAGGTCGGGGCGGACGTGGTGCGCGTGGTGTCCCGGAACCCCGCGCGCGCCACCGCGGCCGAGCGCGACTGGCCGGGCGTCGCGGTCGACCGCGACGTCGAGGGCCTGCTGGCGCACGCCGGCGAGCTCGACGTCGTGGTGATCGCGAGCCCCACCGGGGACCACGTCGACCACGTCGAGCTGGCGCTCGCGGCAGGGCTGCCCGTCGTCGTCGACAAGCCGCTGGCGACCACCGCGGACGAGGCGGCGCACCTGACCCGGCTGGGCGCCGAGGCCGGGGGCCGGCTCACCGTCTTCCAGAACCGCCGGTGGGACCCGGAGCAGATCACGCTGCGCGGCCTGCTCGACGCGGGGGAGCTCGGCCGGGTGCACCGGTTCGAGCGGCGCTGGGAGCGCTGGCGCCCGGTGCCGCAGGACCGGTGGAAGGAGAACGACACCCGCGCCGGCGGCCTGCTGCTGGACCTCGGGGCGCATCTCGTGGACTCCGCCGTGCAGCTGTTCGGGCCGGTGGCCACGGTCTACGCCGAGCTGCGCAGCATCACGACGCCGGCGCCGGACGACGTGTTCCTCGCCCTGACCCACGTCGCCCGGCCGGACGGCTCCGCGGTGGTCAGCCACCTGCAGGCCGGCGGGCTGGTGGGGGCGCCCGGGCCGCGCACCCGCGTGCTCGGCGACCGGGCGGCGTACCTGGTGACCTCGTTCGAGGGCGAGGCGACGCCGTTCGCGGTGCTGGACGACGGCGACGACGGCCACGAGGGCTGGCTGGTGCACGGCGACGAGCGGGTGCCGGTCCGGCGCGCGCCCGGCGGGCACCCCGACTTCTACCGCGCCGTCGAGGCCTGGGTGCGCGGCGACGGGCCGGTGCCGGTGGACCCGGCGGACGCGGTGGTCACGGCGCGGGTGCTGGACGCCGCGCGCGTCTCCGCGGAGGAGGGGCGGGTCGTGCGGCTGGGCTGA